In Salvelinus namaycush isolate Seneca chromosome 16, SaNama_1.0, whole genome shotgun sequence, the sequence aaccccattaacatgacactacaccattctataacagccatgttagaaccccattaacatgacactacaacattctataacagtcatgttagaaccccattaacatgacactacaccattctataacagccatgttagaaccccattaacatgacactacaacattctataacagtcatgttagaaccccattaacatgacactacaacattctataacagttgtgttagaaccccattaacatgacactacaacattctataacagtcatgttagaaccccattaacatgacactacaacattctataacagttgtgttagaaccccattaacatgataCTACAACATACTATAACagtcatgttagaaccccattaacatgacaccacaacattctataacagccatgttatatCTTCATTAACATGACACTCAAACATTCTATAACAGTCGTGTTAGAGCCACATTAACATGATACTACAACATACTATAACagtcatgttagaaccccattaacatgacactacaccattctataacagccatgttagaaccccattaacatgacatgGGGGATATTTAAATAATGCTATGTAATTAGATGTCTAGAATCAGAGCGATATTCTAAATGTATTACTCTGTTAGATACCATCTTACAGAGGAGTGAGTGATAGCGGTGAGGAGGAGCACTGACCTGGTAGGGATCTGTGTTGAGGTCAAAGTACTCCAGGAAGCCAGTCGCAAACTCACAGAACAGGAAGTTGTGAGTTTCGTTGATGGTCCTCACGCACCAGTAGGTGTTGTTGTTGGCACTGGTGCAGGCACAGAATGGACCCACTGCAGACAGAGAGAATAGTCGGTGctagtatgtgtgcgtgtgtgtgtgtatgtgtgcgtgtgtgtgtacagggtctTACTTGTCCAGAAGGGGGCGGTCTGCCAGTGCTGGTTGTCGTGGGTGAAGCAGGTGAGACCAGGCATGCTACAGGTGTCGTTGTTCCTCAGACGTTTCAGCAGCTTCCtcatcttcttcctcctcttctggtCCTTCAGCAGCCACGCCTTGTTATCCTTATCCTGATCCTTCCTggtgacatcacacacacacacacacacacacacacacacacacacacacacacacacacacacacacacacacacacacacacacacacacattacacagtgACACAATGAAATAGtcacacatacatactgtacatacatacatacatacatacatacatacatacatacatacatacatacatacatacatacatacatacatacatacatacattatatTGTAGATAAACAATCATTACACATAGAGTTCATAAGAACACCTGGAGTTCACATCTCTTTCTTATAGGAAGGACACACATGATAAACAACACAAACCCAGCTCCTTACCTGAATGGGTGAATGCTGCTTCCTTTGTGCCTAAGCTTACTCTTGTACTTAGACTGGtagctgaaacacacacagatattGACATTATCAGCATTTATGATACATATCTGCAGGGAGAACCACATTTGAGTGGTAGAGTCACTGTAATGTAATGCTGGCGTTTAGTGTGTGGGTGTTGGTAAGGAATCAGTTGAGCAACGTAAACTGTGGattgagaagaggagagaagaggggaggagatgagcggggaggagaggagaggagaagggagcaTAGGGGAgcggagaagaggggaggagaggggaggagaggagggcaaaggagaggggagggaaggagaggggagaagatgataggagaggagggaagtggtgaagggaggggaggagaggagaggggaagagaggagaggagagggaaagagaggagaggagaggggaagagaggagaagagaggaggggggaggagaggagacgagaggagaagagaggggaagagaagagaggagaaggaagagaggagaggggaggggatgagaggagaggggaggggaagagaggagaggtgagggggagagaggagaagagagccgaggagagggggaggggaagagagaagagaagaggagaggagaggagaggagaggagaggagaggaaaggaaagggaaggggaagagaggagaggagaagagaagagaggagaggaggggaaagggaaggggaagagaggagaggaggcgaggcgaggcgaggcgaggcgaggcgaggcgaggcgaggagaggcgagaggagaggggagaggagaggagaggggagaggagcggaaagggaagggaaggggaagagaggaggcgaggagacgagacgagacgagacgagacgagacgagacgagacgagacgagacgagacgagacgagacgagacgagacgagacgagacgagacgagacgagaggggagaggagaggggagaggagaggaggagaggagagaggaggggaggagatgtTCTCTCTTTACATGTAGCGGAGACAGTCACACTCCTCTGGGCGGGCCTTCTTCAGGTGACCCCTGACTTCTCTCAGGTTCTTGATCTTTGTCTGCAGGGTCTCAatctgagagagaggcaggacatTAGATTAGACAGAGAAATGTCACAACACAATGATGTGGTCCTCTACAGCTGAGTTgttagagcatggcgcttgcaaagCTAAAGTAGTGGATTCGCGTCCCAGTACCACCCGTTCAACGAATTCATAATTATACAATCAATGATTTCATTAGCAGCTATTGATTGTCATTACACAAATCCCTGTGACCACTGAAGATCAACTGCATTGAGAAATAAAGCATCATTGTTTTGTGGTCATATGTGGGTTATGTAAGTGTCTGATAAGACTGGCCTCATGGTCGATATGGGTTATGTAAGTGGCTGAGAAGACTGGCCTCATGGTCGATATGGGTTATGTAAGTGGCTGAGAAGACTGACCTCATGGTCTATATGGGTTATGTAAGTGGCTGATAAGACTGGCCTCATGGTCGATATGGGTTATGTAAGTGGCTGAGAAGACTGACCTCATGGTCTATATGGGTTATGTAAGTGGCTGAGAAGACTGACCTCATGGTCTATATGGGTTATGTAAGTGGCTGAGAAGACTGACCTCATGGTCTATATGGGTTATGTAAGTGGCTGAGAAGACTGACCTCATGGTCTATATGGGTTATGTAAGTGGCTGAGAAGACTGACCTCATGGTCTATATGGGTTATGTAAGTGGCTGAGAAGACTGACCTCATGGTCTATATGGGTTATGTAAGTGGCTGAGAAGACTGGCCTCATGGTCGATATGGGTTATGTGAGTGGCTGATAAGACTGGCCTCATGGTCGATGTGAGTTATGTGAGTGGCTGAGAAGACTGACCTACCTCATGGTCGATGTGGTTTATGTGAGTGGCTGAGAAGACTGACCTCATGGTCGATGTGGTTTATGTGAGTGGCTGATAAGACTGGCCTCATGGTCGATATGGGTTATGTAAGTGGCTGAGAAGACTGGCCTCATGGTCATATGGGTTATGTAAGTGGCTGAGAAGACTGACCTCATGGTCTATATGGGTTATGTAAGTGGCTGAGAAGACTGACCTCATGGTCTATATGGGTTATGTAAGTGGCTGAGAAGACTGACCTCATGGTCTATATGGGTTATGTAAGTGGCTGAGAAGACTGACCTCATGGTCTATATGGGTTATGTAAGTGGCTGAGAAGACTGACCTCATGGTCTATATGGGTTATGTAAGTGGCTGAGAAGACTGACCTCATGGTCTATATGGGTTATGTAAGTGGCTGAGAAGACTGACCTCATGGTCTATATGGGTTATGTAAGTGGCTGAGAAGACTGACCTCATGGTCTATATGGGTTATGTAAGTGGCTGAGAAGACTGACCTACCTCATGGTCGATGTGGAGTTTGTGGTCCTTCCAGGTCTGCACAGACTTATAGATCCCTGTGTCACACTTCACTGTGTCATCGGCCAGGATGGAGCACCTGAGGAGAGGATACACAGTGAGCATTTAGCCCAGCTAACAACACAATAATGTAGTATTAAcaacacattcaaacacacaGTTTTAAAGCTGAAATATGTCACTTTAAGTTTAGTTTCTGttattttacttttggttttgtacaccaatttcaaacagctgaaaatacacaTTTGGGGGGATgggaaatatatttcacagcagtttaaaTTGTACAATAATGCTCTACATCACATGAGTCAGACTCATTCCCCGGAGGGCAGAGTGTGTGCAGGgttttgctcctcccttgtacttgattgatgaatcaaggtcactaattagtaaggagctcctctcacctggttgtctagagcGTATTATAtataattgaaaggaaaaaccgaGTATGGGAATCCCTTCTCTACACTTTACTTTTTGTGTTAAGTTAGGTGAACTATTCACATTTTagtaaccaggaaatggcggaggaATTTCGGGCAAAGTACACCTTCAACACATTCAACATGCAGTACTAGCAACACATTCAACATGCAGTACTAGCAACACATTCAACATGCAGTACTAGCAACACATTCAACATGCAGTACTAGCAACACATTCAACATGCAGTACTAGCAACACATTCAACATGCAGTACTAGCAACACATTCAACATGCAGTACTAGCAACACATTCAACATGCAGTACTAACACAGTACAAACACACCCACCCATCCACATAGAACCTCAACACAGTCCCTGACCTGTGTGTGACTTTGATGTCAGAAGGTACTATAGCCAGACTGTTGCTGCTAGTCCTGGGACTGATGGTGAACCCCATGCCACTGAAGTCGTCCTCAGTGTCGTCGCGTGGCCCCGGGGCCCCAGCCTCACTGAGGTTCCTGGGGGACAGTACAGGCTGGTAGCCATCCCCCAAGTCTACAGCATACAGGTCCCCTCCTATCTCCATCTCCACGGAGCGGGCAGAACGGTTACGGGCATAGCTCTTGACGGCCTTCATCTCTGTCAGGAAGAGAGCAGGGTGAGTTAGTGGAGGAATTTCTACATAGTATTTAGGCCCTATCAGGCCCTATGAGACTTTAAAGGCACAATGTGTAGAAATCACTCTGCCATTTCATGGTCCTGATTTGAGGGGTGTCGAGAAACACTGTACAATCTCTACACCCCTCAAATTCAAATCCGGACATCGAAGCCAGAACCACAGTTTGTTTCATTGTTCCCCttttcaaaaaacaaaaatatagtattttcagctgtttgaaactgGTGTGCAAAACCGAAAATAAAAAGACACAAAATATTAACTTCAGCACAGGATGCATAGAAATAGAGCACGTAGAATGAATCAACCGCTTATCAGACTTACTTTCAATGAGAATCAGAGATCTACAACTCACATTTCTCCCACAGTTACATACGGAACCTTTAAATTAGAACTGTGAGTGAAGTTGTCATTGTCTCCACAGGGTGGCTCCCACATATACCATCAGTGATGAGAAGTGAGCTACAGTGCAGTCATGCAAGGTTGAGTGATGAACATTTTGTAGAGTAGAATTTAATGTGTTTGCATGAGAAGTGCGTGATCAGAGTGTTTGTgtgctgtacagtatgagtgtcaGAAGTGACCAGAGTGTTTGTgtgctgtacagtatgagtgtcaGAAGTGACCAGAGTGTTTGTgtgctgtacagtatgagtgtcaGAAGTGACCAGAGTGTTTGTgtgctgtacagtatgagtgtcaGAAGTGATCAGAGTGTTTGTgtgctgtacagtatgagtgtcaGAAGTGATCAGAGTGTTTGTgtgctgtacagtatgagtgtcaGAAGTGACCAGAGTGTTTGTgtgctgtacagtatgagtgtcaGAAGTGACCAGAGTGTTTGTgtgctgtacagtatgagtgtcaGAAGTGATCAGAGTGTTTGTgtgctgtacagtatgagtgtcaGAAGTGACCAGAGTGTTTGTgtgctgtacagtatgagtgtcaGAAGTGACCAGAGTGTTTGTgtgctgtacagtatgagtgtcaGAAGTGACCAGAGTGTTTGTgtgctgtacagtatgagtgtcaGAAGTGACCAGAGTGTTTGTgtgctgtacagtatgagtgtcaGAAGTGACCAGAGTGTTTGTgtgctgtacagtatgagtgtcaGAAGTGATCAGAGTGTTTGTGTGCTGTACAGTATAAGTGTCAGAAGtgatcagagtgtgtgtgtgctgtatgagTGAACGTGAGAGTGAAAAAGATGTGCCACATTCCACCTACTCTTCTTGGAAAGGAACCTTTTCTTCTTGAAGGCACTGAGTCTGAAGCTAGGGAACTGGTCACAATTGCAGCCTTCTGGCTCTGCGTTGTGCTCTGCTTTGCGCTGGGGGTAAAATTGGGACCTGATGTTGGCAGGGCCCTCTTTCCGTTCTGCAGACATGCTGGCCATGCCCTTACACTTATACAGCCTCAGTTTCCctgtagcatcctcaacacactGCCACTtctgcagggagagaggagagggggacaggggttAACACTGAGAGAAAAACATAGTGTATTtttaaatgcacacacacacacacacacacacacacacacacacacacacacacacacacacacacacacacacacacacacacacacacacacacacacacacacacacacacacacacacacacacacacacacacacacacacacacaggggaggggagggggggacaggagaggagaggagaggagaggagaggagaggagaggagaggagaggagaggagaggagaggagaggagaggagaggagaggacaggagaggacaggacaggtggagagaggagatgagaagaggagtcgagaagagaggagaagaggggaggggagtggaggaggggacagaaggggagaggaggagagaagaggggagaggagaagagaagagcagagagtagaggagaagagaagaaaggagagaagaggcgaggggagaagagaagagaggagaggaggggcgaggggataagagaggagaggagaggcaaggGGAGAGAAGAGATCCTCTAATGAAGTGTTTGACTTTTCCCCTTCTCATTTCTGCTCCCACACAATCCCGTTATGTCATAATTAATAGgcagatacagtactgtagtgtgAACAGACAGAGCACAGAGCAGGACTGCTGCAGTCTTACAATTATACAGATTCTGTTGACACTTTCTCTGTCATGTGTTTTTAATTAACATATTTGATGTCAGATGGAGAAAAAAAAGAGTTCAGGTGTCAGAGGAAATCCATCAGGATCCAAGAGATAAAGTTACTGACAGAGGAAATCCATCAGGACCAAGAGAGAAAGTTACTGACAGAGGAAATCCATCAGGACCAAGAGAGAAAGTTACTGACAGAGGAAATCCATCAGGACCAAGAGAGAAAGTTACTGACAGAGGAAATCCATCAGGACCAAGAGAGAATATTACTGACAGAGGAAATCCATCAGGATCCAAGAGAGAATATTACTGACAGAGGAAATCCATCAGGACCAAGAGAG encodes:
- the LOC120061667 gene encoding extracellular sulfatase Sulf-2-like: MHGAPDRGNPHMVLNIDLAPTILDIAGMDVPPDMDGKSILKLLDIERPVNRFQVNKKGKVWRDSFLVERGKLLHMRDASSGKDVAQEENFLPKYQRVKDLCQRTEYQTPCQQLGQKWQCVEDATGKLRLYKCKGMASMSAERKEGPANIRSQFYPQRKAEHNAEPEGCNCDQFPSFRLSAFKKKRFLSKKKMKAVKSYARNRSARSVEMEIGGDLYAVDLGDGYQPVLSPRNLSEAGAPGPRDDTEDDFSGMGFTISPRTSSNSLAIVPSDIKVTHRSGTVLRFYVDGCSILADDTVKCDTGIYKSVQTWKDHKLHIDHEIETLQTKIKNLREVRGHLKKARPEECDCLRYIYQSKYKSKLRHKGSSIHPFRKDQDKDNKAWLLKDQKRRKKMRKLLKRLRNNDTCSMPGLTCFTHDNQHWQTAPFWTMGPFCACTSANNNTYWCVRTINETHNFLFCEFATGFLEYFDLNTDPYQLMNAVNTLDRTVLNQLHVQLMELRSCKGHKQCNPRTRNLELGGKERSSFDEYRGRHPPPPPSASALVI